The following are encoded together in the Sparus aurata chromosome 1, fSpaAur1.1, whole genome shotgun sequence genome:
- the LOC115583283 gene encoding lipopolysaccharide-induced tumor necrosis factor-alpha factor homolog — translation MEPPSYEEANLHAPAMGTHASDILPPPSYDASIPVPSTPPPTYGEAVTVQPDPFPVLTPPRVPTGVTNPSQNSGFVVHPVTQIGATTSVNVIQTQPAVATQPLPVPVAPMYLTDTPGLVHCPHCNHVVTSDVKYLPGKAAWCMCFLLTAMGLICGFCLIPFAVRGLQDAHHSCPNCRNHLHIYTR, via the exons ATGGAACCTCCTTCGTATGAGGAGGCCAATCTCCACGCCCCTGCTATGGGCACACATGCATCTGACAtccttcctcccccctcctaCGATGCCTCCATCCCAGTACCCTCAACACCTCCTCCCACCTATGGGGAAGCAG ttACAGTCCAGCCAGATCCTTTTCCTGTCCTGACTCCGCCCAGGGTGCCAACAGGTGTGACGAACCCTTCACAAAACAGTGGATTCGTAGTCCATCCAGTTACACAAA TTGGAGCAACAACATCTGTCAATGTCATACAAACTCAGCCAGCAGTAGCAACCCAGCCGCTGCCTGTTCCCGTCGCACCAATGTATCTGACAGATACCCCTGGTTTGGTCCACTGCCCACACTGCAACCACGTTGTCACCTCTGATGTCAAATACCTGCCTGGGAAGGCGGCCTGgtgcatgtgttttcttctcacagCGATGGg gttgATCTGTGGTTTCTGTCTGATTCCATTCGCGGTACGTGGCCTACAAGATGCACATCATTCCTGCCCAAACTGTAGAAACCATCTGCACATTTACACAAGATGA
- the LOC115582785 gene encoding protein disulfide-isomerase-like, whose translation MRTRTLLSITLLGLLLWASCIQADDTNAETEKETETPEETLEEDISAKTGEEEEEKDAPQKEKTTEIEEEKDVMVLHINNFDRALRENQILLVEFYAPWCGHCKQLEPIYAEAAGELKSEESAMRLAKVDVIEEKELADEFNIESFPTLKLFMNGDRKQPVDFTGKRTVEGIIEWMKRRTGPGAPVLDSADAAAQFIDSHKIAVVGFFDDLEGEAAKAFKDVSFDLTISEFAVTASPEVFQKYEAKANTVVLFKKFDDGRADFVLEDGTLDKKQVTTFIKENSLELIIPFNEETADMIFSSSVHMHSLLFINSSVESQTALVDECRTVAKEFKGKMLFVVIDVTGSISHVLNYFGVSASDAPTVRIIDMDTGKKFTITAADLTADSLAQLCQEVLDGSAKPYYRSEEIPEDWNKGPVKVLVGKNFESVALDPTKNVFVEFYAPWCGHCKELAPIWEQLAEKYADNDDIIIAKMDSTANEVESVTVSGFPTLKYFPAGGKEVLDYTWKRDLETFSKFLDAGGEMPKEEMKEDHEDDEDDEDDEDDEEDEDDEEDEEDEEDSDWAGDDSKETDEPAEVPTNTSSKDEL comes from the exons ATGAGGACGCGCACACTTTTGTCCATCACTCTGCTGGGCCTGCTGCTGTGGGCCTCCTGCATCCAGGCCGATGACACCAACGCCGAGACTGAAAAAGAGACCGAGACACCAGAGGAGACATTAGAAGAAGACATTTCAGcaaagacaggagaggaggaggaggagaaagatgcaccacagaaagagaaaacaacagagatagaagaggagaaagatgtGATGGTGCTCCACATCAACAACTTTGACAGAGCTCTCAGAGAGAATCAGATTTTACTGGTCGAATTCT atgctCCCTGGTGTGGCCACTGTAAACAGCTGGAGCCAATTTACGCCGAGGCTGCTGGGGAGCTGAAGTCGGAGGAATCAGCAATGCGTTTGGCCAAAGTGGACGTCATAGAGGAGAAGGAGCTGGCTGACGAGTTTAACATCGAAAGCTTCCCGACTCTGAAACTGTTCATGAATGGAGATCGCAAGCAGCCCGTTGACTTCActg gtAAGAGGACGGTCGAGGGAATAATCGAGTGGATGAAGCGTCGTACAGGCCCCGGGGCTCCAGTGCTCGACTCTGCAGACGCTGCAGCTCAGTTCATCGATTCTCATAAGATCGCTGTTGTTGGATTCTTTGAT GATCTGGAGGGCGAGGCAGCCAAGGCGTTCAAGGATGTGTCTTTCGATCTGACTATCTCTGAGTTTGCTGTAACAGCGAGTCCTGAGGTTTTCCAAAAGTATGAAGCAAAAGCCAACACAGTGGTGCTCTTCAAAAAG tTTGATGACGGCAGAGCAGACTTTGTGTTAGAAGATGGGACGCTGGACAAAAAACAGGTCACCACATTCATCAAGGAGAACAGCCTCGAGCTGATCATCCCATTCAACGAGGAg accGCAGATATGATCTTCAGCTCCAGCGTCCACATGCACAGCCTGCTGTTCATCAACTCCTCTGTGGAGAGTCAGACAGCCCTGGTGGACGAATGCAGGACTGTTGCCAAGGAGTTCAAGGGCAAG ATGCTGTTTGTCGTGATCGACGTGACAGGATCCATTTCTCATGTGCTGAATTACTTTGGCGTGTCTGCAAGCGACGCACCCACCGTGCGCATCATCGACATGGACACAGGAAAGAAGTTCACCATCACTGCTGCGGATCTCACAGCAGATTCCCTGGCACAGCTGTGCCAGGAAGTTTTGGATGGCTCTGccaag CCCTATTATCGCTCTGAGGAGATCCCAGAGGACTGGAATAAGGGACCAGTCAAAGTCCTGGTGGGGAAGAATTTCGAGTCTGTTGCTTTGGACCCGACCAAAAACGTCTTTGTGGAGTTCT ATGCTCCATGGTGTGGACACTGTAAGGAACTGGCCCCCATCTGGGAGCAGCTGGCTGAAAAGTACGCAGacaatgatgacatcatcatagCTAAGATGGACTCCACAGCGAATGAGGTGGAGTCTGTTACTGTCTCGGGATTCCCGACACTTAAATATTTCCCAGCTGGTGGCAAAGAG GTGCTCGACTACACTTGGAAGAGGGATCTGGAGACCTTCTCTAAGTTCCTGGATGCTGGAGGAGAGATGCCTAAGGAGGAAATGAAGGAGGATCacgaggatgatgaggatgatgaggatgatgaggatgacgaggaagacgaggatgacgaggaggacgaggaggacgaggaggacagTGACTGGGCTGGTGACGACAGCAAG GAGACTGATGAGCCTGCAGAGGTACCAACCAACACATCATCTAAAGatgagctgtga